A single Elephas maximus indicus isolate mEleMax1 chromosome 2, mEleMax1 primary haplotype, whole genome shotgun sequence DNA region contains:
- the KIAA1191 gene encoding putative monooxygenase p33MONOX isoform X2, which produces MSLPIGMYRRAFSYDDALEDPTPMTPPPSDMGSIPWKPVIPERKYQHLAKAEEGEASVSTTDSMDKVPVVKAKATHVIMNSLITKQTQESIQRFEQQAGLRDAGYTPHKGLTTEETKYLRVAEALHKLKLQSGEIIKEEKQPASPQSTPSSTPHSSPKQKSRGWFTSGSSTALPAPSSSSMDSRSGDKDRNPSDKWSLFGPRSLQKSDSGGFATQAYRGAQKPSPMELIRVQATRVAEDPAAFKPPKMDIPVVEGKKQVPRAHNLKPRDLNVLTPTGF; this is translated from the exons ATGTCCCTGCCCATCGGGATGTACCGCCGGGCATTCAGCTATGACGATGCCCTTGAGGACCCTACACCCATGACTCCTCCTCCATCAGACATGGGCAGCATCCCCTGGAAGCCAGTGATTCCAGAGCGCAAGTATCAACACCTTGCCAAG GCGGAGGAAGGAGAGGCCAGTGTATCCACCACTGACAGTATGGACAAGGTCCCAGTGGTGAAGGCTAAAGCCACCCATGTCATCATGAATTCTCTGATCACAA AACAGACCCAGGAGAGCATTCAGCGTTTTGAGCAACAGGCAGGCCTGAGAGATGCTGGCTATACACCCCACAAGGGCCTTACCACCGAGGAGACCAAGTACCTTCGAGTGGCAGAAGCACTCCAC AAACTAAAGCTGCAGAGTGGAGAGATCATAAAGGAAGAGAAGCAGCCTGCTTCACCCCAGTCCACCCCAAGCAGCACCCCCCACTCTTCGCCTAAGCAGAAATCCAG AGGCTGGTTTACTTCTGGTTCTTCCACCGCCTTACCCGCCCCCAGTTCTAGCTCCATGGATTCTAGAAGTGGGGATAAAGACAGAAACCCATCAGATAAATGGAGTCTCTTTGGACCGAGATCCCTCCAGAAGTCTGATTCGG GAGGCTTTGCCACCCAGGCCTACAGAGGAGCCCAGAAGCCCTCTCCAATGGAACTGATCCGTGTGCAGGCCACCCGTGTGGCTGAGGATCCAGCAGCCTTCAAGCCGCCCAAGATGGACATACCAGTAGTAGAAGGGAAGAAACAAGTGCCCCGGGCCCATAACCTCAAACCCCGTGACTTGAATGTGCTCACGCCCACTGGTTTCTAG
- the KIAA1191 gene encoding putative monooxygenase p33MONOX isoform X1 — translation MASRQPEVPALEPSGPLGKMSLPIGMYRRAFSYDDALEDPTPMTPPPSDMGSIPWKPVIPERKYQHLAKAEEGEASVSTTDSMDKVPVVKAKATHVIMNSLITKQTQESIQRFEQQAGLRDAGYTPHKGLTTEETKYLRVAEALHKLKLQSGEIIKEEKQPASPQSTPSSTPHSSPKQKSRGWFTSGSSTALPAPSSSSMDSRSGDKDRNPSDKWSLFGPRSLQKSDSGGFATQAYRGAQKPSPMELIRVQATRVAEDPAAFKPPKMDIPVVEGKKQVPRAHNLKPRDLNVLTPTGF, via the exons ATGGCTTCGAGACAACCAGAAGTGCCTG CGCTTGAGCCTAGTGGGCCTCTAGGCAAGATGTCCCTGCCCATCGGGATGTACCGCCGGGCATTCAGCTATGACGATGCCCTTGAGGACCCTACACCCATGACTCCTCCTCCATCAGACATGGGCAGCATCCCCTGGAAGCCAGTGATTCCAGAGCGCAAGTATCAACACCTTGCCAAG GCGGAGGAAGGAGAGGCCAGTGTATCCACCACTGACAGTATGGACAAGGTCCCAGTGGTGAAGGCTAAAGCCACCCATGTCATCATGAATTCTCTGATCACAA AACAGACCCAGGAGAGCATTCAGCGTTTTGAGCAACAGGCAGGCCTGAGAGATGCTGGCTATACACCCCACAAGGGCCTTACCACCGAGGAGACCAAGTACCTTCGAGTGGCAGAAGCACTCCAC AAACTAAAGCTGCAGAGTGGAGAGATCATAAAGGAAGAGAAGCAGCCTGCTTCACCCCAGTCCACCCCAAGCAGCACCCCCCACTCTTCGCCTAAGCAGAAATCCAG AGGCTGGTTTACTTCTGGTTCTTCCACCGCCTTACCCGCCCCCAGTTCTAGCTCCATGGATTCTAGAAGTGGGGATAAAGACAGAAACCCATCAGATAAATGGAGTCTCTTTGGACCGAGATCCCTCCAGAAGTCTGATTCGG GAGGCTTTGCCACCCAGGCCTACAGAGGAGCCCAGAAGCCCTCTCCAATGGAACTGATCCGTGTGCAGGCCACCCGTGTGGCTGAGGATCCAGCAGCCTTCAAGCCGCCCAAGATGGACATACCAGTAGTAGAAGGGAAGAAACAAGTGCCCCGGGCCCATAACCTCAAACCCCGTGACTTGAATGTGCTCACGCCCACTGGTTTCTAG